From the genome of Candidatus Baltobacteraceae bacterium, one region includes:
- the tgt gene encoding tRNA guanosine(34) transglycosylase Tgt, producing the protein MHALFSLRATDAGARRGTLRLSHGVVETPTFMPVGTAATVKALTPDELRCAHSQIILANTYHLWLRPGRETIVEAGGLHRFMAWDGPILTDSGGFQVFSLRERRKLDDDGVTFQSHIDGSTHRFTPESVIEFQEALGVDVAMVLDVCTKLPATRDALEKSVAMTSAWARRSREAWKSERTAVFAIVQGGLDPELRERSARELVALDFPGYAIGGLSVGETREEMYVTARSSAALLPVEKPRYLMGVGTVRDIIVAVDCGIDMFDCVYPTRCGRNARAMTRSGEYNIRNAAYGRDYTPVDPQCDCYVCTTYTRAYLSHLFRANEMLGPRLLSYHNVYLLNDLMRDAREAIECKQWQQYRDLVLGKL; encoded by the coding sequence ATGCACGCGCTCTTCTCGCTGCGCGCGACTGACGCGGGAGCGCGGCGTGGTACGCTGCGCCTCTCCCACGGCGTCGTCGAGACACCGACCTTCATGCCGGTCGGTACGGCGGCGACGGTCAAAGCGCTTACGCCGGATGAGTTGCGCTGTGCGCACAGTCAGATCATTCTCGCGAATACATATCACCTCTGGCTGCGGCCGGGGAGAGAGACGATCGTCGAAGCCGGCGGCTTGCACCGCTTCATGGCGTGGGACGGCCCGATTCTCACCGACTCCGGCGGCTTCCAGGTCTTCAGCCTGCGGGAGCGACGCAAACTCGACGACGACGGCGTCACGTTTCAATCCCACATCGATGGGAGCACGCATCGCTTCACGCCCGAGAGCGTGATCGAATTCCAAGAAGCGCTCGGCGTCGACGTCGCAATGGTGCTCGACGTTTGCACGAAGCTGCCCGCGACGCGCGACGCGCTCGAGAAATCGGTCGCGATGACGAGCGCATGGGCGCGACGGTCGCGCGAGGCGTGGAAGAGCGAGCGGACGGCCGTGTTTGCGATCGTGCAGGGCGGCCTCGATCCGGAGCTGCGCGAGCGCAGCGCGCGAGAGCTCGTCGCGCTGGACTTTCCCGGTTACGCGATCGGCGGGTTGTCGGTCGGCGAGACGCGCGAGGAGATGTACGTCACGGCGCGCAGCTCGGCCGCGCTCTTACCGGTAGAGAAGCCGCGCTACCTGATGGGGGTCGGAACCGTGCGTGACATCATCGTGGCGGTCGACTGCGGAATCGATATGTTCGATTGCGTCTATCCCACGCGCTGCGGGCGCAACGCGCGGGCGATGACGCGCAGCGGCGAGTATAATATCCGCAACGCGGCGTACGGGCGCGATTACACGCCGGTCGACCCGCAATGCGATTGTTACGTCTGCACGACCTACACGCGAGCGTATCTCTCGCATCTCTTCCGCGCGAACGAGATGCTAGGCCCGCGCCTGCTCTCATACCACAACGTCTACCTCCTCAACGATCTGATGCGCGACGCCCGCGAGGCGATCGAGTGCAAGCAGTGGCAGCAATACCGCGACCTCGTCCTAGGGAAGCTCTGA
- a CDS encoding Uma2 family endonuclease gives MREMARGIDTKPYLEWLDGVESVAVSPNTPHGIVAITIAELFNRRGDSFGLAMLEVHLRVSDTPGKRTVLLPDVALYRVEILRALDPVDRLLPNVPPEIIVEVRSPNDRPGFREEKIRRYLAWGCPLVFDVDPPSRTIVVHTKDRARMLVAGDRFSDPAAAWLEFDVREVFERLDLLGF, from the coding sequence ATGCGTGAAATGGCCCGCGGGATCGACACCAAGCCCTATCTCGAATGGCTCGACGGCGTGGAAAGCGTCGCGGTGAGCCCGAATACGCCCCATGGGATCGTCGCTATAACGATCGCCGAACTATTCAACCGGCGCGGGGACAGCTTTGGTCTGGCCATGCTGGAGGTCCATCTTCGCGTTAGCGATACACCAGGAAAGCGCACGGTGCTCCTCCCCGACGTTGCGCTTTATCGCGTGGAAATACTGCGGGCGCTCGATCCGGTGGATCGGCTGCTCCCGAACGTCCCGCCCGAGATCATCGTCGAAGTACGCTCGCCGAACGACCGGCCAGGTTTTCGCGAAGAAAAAATCCGGCGCTATCTCGCCTGGGGCTGTCCGCTGGTCTTCGACGTGGATCCGCCTTCCCGCACGATCGTCGTCCACACGAAAGATCGCGCGCGGATGCTCGTGGCAGGCGATCGCTTCAGCGATCCCGCCGCGGCATGGCTCGAATTCGACGTCCGCGAGGTGTTCGAACGCCTCGATCTTTTAGGATTCTAG
- the ileS gene encoding isoleucine--tRNA ligase, producing MSETVERDYRDTLRLPKTAFPMKADLPKREPDRLAWWNAQRVYERRLEANRKNGPWILHDGPPYANGELHMGHFLNMVLKDMFVKIALLDGKWADFIPGWDMHGLPIELETLKFLGIKDFHAIDPLELRERCKERALFWLGRQSEARQRMGVFGHFDRPYRTIDPSFEATIVNALADLAERKQLYKGLRSTLWCVHDETALAEAEIEYEPKISPSIYVRFSAGDEQREAILSVFAASRHPEVLAEGEPRRTSVLIWTTTPWTLPANVAIALRADATYGLYRVDDELLILASALAPKALGEAFARAELLASVAGDRLDDLRVRHPFMDRDSVIVLADYVDLETGTGAVHTAPGHGADDFDTGVKYDLPILNPVDASGHFTQEAGPYAGLFIFKANKVIVEDLRASGALWRVEEYEHSYPHCWRCHNPVIFRATAQWFIAMDQNRLRARAIEAVDRVDYVPEWGRARQRQMIEKHPEWCLSRQRIWGTPIPALLCAACGESMLDPHVARNVAKRFAEAGAGSWWVDPVEMYLPAGFHCPNCRGTTFEKEMNIVDIWFESGVTHLAVLGHDDIPWPCEMYLEGGDQFRGWFRSSLLTGVAIKGDAPYKRVVKNGWVNDEQGRAMSKSRGTGLDAVEAMNRWGADVLRLWSASVEFVDDVRFGPNVIEQVGRVYRNIRNRIRFMLSNLDDLGAHDVVAREEMEPLDRLACAITDTFVAEVKALYETFAIHDAYLRVVEFESAMSSFYFDALKDPLYSLGENSRRRRSAQSALLYALKRLLTAVAPILSFTAEEAWQEVPERLRGDERSVFDSAFGAPATAPPRERELWEMLRELRARVAASESPRDFEARVELRVPAARFGELSALGDNLREALVVSQLDLRESPGEETGLTIHPAYGEKCRRCWKFRELGTDPEHPSICADCAAVVRAL from the coding sequence ATGAGTGAGACCGTCGAACGCGATTATCGCGATACCTTACGTTTACCCAAGACCGCCTTCCCGATGAAAGCGGATCTACCCAAACGCGAACCCGATCGGCTCGCGTGGTGGAATGCGCAACGCGTCTACGAGCGCAGGCTCGAAGCCAATCGCAAGAACGGGCCGTGGATTCTCCACGACGGTCCGCCTTACGCCAACGGCGAGTTGCACATGGGGCACTTCCTGAACATGGTGCTCAAGGACATGTTCGTGAAGATTGCGCTGCTCGACGGGAAGTGGGCCGATTTCATTCCCGGTTGGGACATGCACGGGTTGCCGATCGAACTCGAGACGCTCAAATTCCTGGGCATCAAGGACTTTCACGCGATCGACCCGCTCGAACTGCGCGAACGCTGCAAGGAGCGCGCGCTCTTTTGGCTTGGGCGTCAAAGTGAAGCGCGTCAGCGGATGGGCGTCTTCGGTCACTTCGACCGGCCGTATCGGACGATCGATCCGTCGTTCGAGGCGACGATCGTCAACGCGCTCGCCGACTTGGCCGAGCGCAAGCAGCTCTACAAGGGGTTGCGCTCGACGTTGTGGTGCGTTCACGACGAAACGGCGCTGGCCGAGGCGGAAATCGAATATGAGCCGAAGATCTCGCCTTCGATCTACGTCCGCTTTTCGGCCGGCGACGAACAGCGTGAGGCTATACTGTCGGTGTTTGCCGCTTCACGTCATCCTGAGGTGCTCGCCGAAGGCGAGCCTCGAAGGACGTCGGTCCTGATCTGGACGACCACGCCGTGGACGTTGCCGGCCAACGTCGCGATCGCGCTGCGGGCCGACGCCACCTACGGACTCTATCGCGTCGACGACGAGCTGCTGATTCTCGCCAGCGCGCTTGCGCCGAAGGCGCTCGGGGAAGCCTTTGCGCGCGCGGAATTGCTCGCGAGCGTCGCCGGCGATCGTCTCGACGATCTGCGCGTGCGCCATCCCTTCATGGATCGCGATTCGGTCATCGTGCTCGCCGATTACGTCGATCTCGAAACCGGAACGGGCGCGGTGCACACGGCGCCCGGACACGGTGCCGACGACTTCGATACCGGGGTCAAGTACGATCTACCGATCCTCAACCCGGTCGATGCGTCGGGACATTTCACGCAAGAGGCTGGTCCATACGCGGGCCTGTTCATCTTCAAGGCCAACAAGGTCATCGTCGAAGACCTGCGCGCGAGCGGCGCGCTCTGGCGCGTGGAGGAGTACGAACATTCCTATCCGCACTGCTGGCGCTGTCACAACCCGGTCATCTTTCGAGCGACCGCGCAGTGGTTCATCGCGATGGATCAGAATCGCCTGCGCGCGCGCGCAATCGAAGCGGTCGATCGTGTCGATTACGTTCCCGAGTGGGGCCGCGCGCGTCAGCGTCAGATGATCGAAAAGCATCCCGAATGGTGCCTTTCGCGCCAGCGAATCTGGGGCACCCCGATCCCGGCCCTGCTCTGCGCCGCATGCGGCGAATCGATGCTCGATCCGCACGTCGCACGGAACGTGGCGAAACGCTTCGCTGAAGCGGGCGCGGGTTCGTGGTGGGTCGATCCGGTCGAGATGTATCTGCCGGCGGGGTTTCACTGCCCGAATTGTCGCGGAACCACGTTCGAGAAGGAGATGAACATCGTCGATATTTGGTTTGAGTCGGGCGTGACGCATTTAGCGGTGCTCGGTCACGATGATATCCCCTGGCCGTGTGAGATGTATCTCGAAGGCGGCGATCAGTTCCGCGGCTGGTTCCGCAGTTCGCTGCTGACCGGCGTCGCGATCAAAGGCGATGCACCGTACAAACGCGTGGTGAAGAATGGCTGGGTCAACGACGAGCAGGGGCGGGCGATGTCCAAGTCGCGCGGCACCGGCCTTGACGCGGTCGAGGCGATGAACCGCTGGGGCGCCGACGTGCTGCGTCTATGGTCCGCGTCGGTGGAATTCGTCGACGACGTGCGCTTCGGTCCGAACGTGATCGAACAGGTCGGCCGAGTCTATCGCAACATCCGCAACCGCATTCGCTTCATGCTCTCGAACCTCGACGATCTGGGTGCCCACGACGTCGTTGCGCGCGAGGAGATGGAACCGCTCGATCGCCTGGCCTGTGCGATCACCGACACCTTCGTCGCCGAGGTAAAGGCGCTCTACGAGACCTTTGCCATCCACGACGCATATCTACGTGTGGTCGAGTTCGAAAGTGCGATGTCGAGTTTCTATTTCGACGCCCTCAAAGACCCGCTCTACTCGCTGGGCGAGAACAGCCGTCGCCGGCGCAGCGCGCAATCCGCGCTGCTCTACGCGCTCAAACGGTTGCTGACGGCGGTTGCGCCGATTCTCTCGTTCACCGCCGAGGAAGCCTGGCAAGAGGTCCCGGAGCGGCTGCGCGGCGACGAACGCAGCGTCTTCGATTCGGCATTCGGCGCACCGGCGACCGCGCCGCCGCGCGAACGGGAACTGTGGGAGATGCTGCGCGAACTGCGCGCCCGCGTCGCTGCATCGGAGAGCCCCCGCGATTTCGAAGCGCGGGTCGAGCTGCGGGTCCCCGCCGCGCGCTTCGGCGAGCTGAGCGCGCTCGGAGACAACCTGCGCGAAGCGTTGGTCGTCTCGCAATTGGACCTGCGTGAATCACCCGGCGAGGAAACCGGTCTCACGATCCATCCCGCCTACGGCGAGAAATGCCGCCGCTGCTGGAAGTTTCGCGAGCTCGGCACCGATCCCGAACATCCGTCGATCTGCGCCGACTGCGCCGCCGTCGTCCGCGCGCTCTAG